A window of Halalkalibacillus sediminis contains these coding sequences:
- a CDS encoding TRAP transporter large permease has product MIWLIVLLFILIILRIPIAFALGFVSILGIVLSNTDLLINVPRNIFNGVDNFTLVAVPLFILAGEIMTKGGISQRLINFSKTIVGPLPGGLAMVVVLASIFFSALTGTAIAAAAAIGGMMIPAMNKEGYDRRFSASLVATSATIGPIIPPSIVLILYGVIASVSIGDLFIAGVMPGVLMGVGLMIYSFIIGKKYNYRSSSRRSTLKEVLTGAKDAVLALIMPVIIIGGIVSGIFTATESGVIAVFYAIIIGMFVYKEITYKDFLPILLATAKTTSAIIFLIGSASLFIWFLSFNQIPNQLIEVLGGVSENPILLLLIINIVLLLAGTFIDTISAVSIFTPLFLPLVVGAGIDPIHFGIILAVNLSIGMVTPPLGVCLFVTSSIAKISVPKMLKFLFPQVGILIVVLLIITYLPDVVLFPVELFE; this is encoded by the coding sequence ATGATCTGGCTGATAGTATTACTATTCATATTAATTATTTTAAGAATCCCAATCGCGTTCGCCCTAGGTTTTGTTTCGATATTAGGTATCGTTTTAAGTAATACAGATCTTTTAATCAATGTACCTAGAAATATTTTTAATGGTGTAGATAATTTTACTTTAGTAGCCGTACCCTTGTTTATCTTAGCTGGGGAAATCATGACAAAGGGTGGCATTTCACAACGGTTAATCAATTTTTCTAAAACCATAGTAGGACCTTTACCAGGTGGACTGGCTATGGTAGTTGTTCTAGCAAGTATATTCTTCTCCGCTCTAACAGGAACTGCAATCGCTGCAGCTGCTGCTATTGGTGGAATGATGATCCCTGCTATGAATAAAGAAGGCTATGATAGACGATTCTCTGCAAGCCTTGTTGCTACTTCTGCAACGATCGGTCCTATCATACCTCCGAGTATAGTCTTGATTTTGTACGGAGTAATTGCCAGTGTGTCGATCGGTGATTTATTCATAGCTGGAGTGATGCCAGGTGTCCTGATGGGAGTAGGGCTGATGATATACAGCTTCATCATCGGTAAGAAGTACAATTATCGCTCCAGTTCCAGAAGATCAACGCTCAAAGAAGTTTTGACAGGGGCTAAAGATGCTGTATTGGCACTGATCATGCCTGTTATAATTATCGGTGGTATTGTTTCTGGAATTTTTACGGCTACTGAATCAGGTGTGATTGCTGTATTTTACGCAATCATCATAGGTATGTTCGTTTATAAGGAAATTACTTATAAAGATTTCCTACCTATACTTTTAGCTACAGCTAAAACCACATCTGCTATCATCTTCTTGATCGGTAGTGCGTCACTTTTCATTTGGTTCCTTTCATTCAACCAAATACCGAATCAGTTAATTGAGGTTCTAGGTGGAGTTTCTGAGAACCCAATCCTATTATTACTGATTATTAATATTGTTCTGTTACTAGCAGGTACGTTTATTGACACGATAAGTGCTGTTTCCATATTCACACCACTATTTCTACCATTAGTGGTAGGTGCGGGCATCGACCCTATTCACTTCGGTATTATTTTAGCAGTGAATTTGTCTATCGGAATGGTTACACCACCATTAGGTGTATGCTTGTTCGTAACTTCTTCAATTGCAAAAATAAGTGTACCTAAAATGTTAAAGTTTTTATTCCCGCAGGTTGGTATTCTGATTGTTGTTCTACTGATCATCACATACCTACCAGACGTTGTTTTATTCCCTGTGGAATTATTTGAATAA
- a CDS encoding TRAP transporter small permease has protein sequence MLLKKIDAILVKSIEVLTVLFLATAIVVTFLQVIFRYVLSSPLSWSQEVLMICFVYSVLLGAALIINSREHLTVDLFENAGKMLLTILRILEFIVVGVVIVILFYFGLELVSNNFASGQTLGFLKIQKAYVYLIIPISAFLMFYFHIKKVFR, from the coding sequence TTGCTTTTAAAAAAGATAGACGCGATTTTAGTAAAGTCAATTGAAGTTTTGACCGTTTTATTTTTGGCAACTGCTATTGTTGTTACATTTCTTCAAGTCATATTCCGTTATGTACTTTCCAGCCCTCTGAGCTGGTCTCAAGAAGTACTGATGATCTGTTTCGTCTATAGCGTCCTTTTAGGTGCAGCATTGATTATTAATAGTAGAGAACACCTTACTGTGGATCTATTTGAAAATGCTGGTAAAATGCTTTTAACAATTCTTCGTATTCTAGAGTTTATCGTTGTAGGAGTAGTCATTGTCATACTTTTTTACTTCGGTTTAGAGTTAGTATCAAACAATTTCGCTTCTGGACAAACACTAGGATTCTTAAAGATTCAAAAAGCATATGTTTATTTGATCATACCAATAAGTGCATTTCTCATGTTTTATTTTCACATTAAGAAGGTGTTTAGATGA
- a CDS encoding DctP family TRAP transporter solute-binding subunit, with translation MMKKLSLVMFTILLTILAACGSDSGSGSSEDATTIKLAHSGSESHQYHIAATEFKDLVEEKTDGSVEVEIHGNATLGSEAEAIEQVMDGSIEMTTVAADSSFANTVPEMNVFGIPYLFTDEEHVYSTLDGDIGQELLDLTEEHNMKGLGYWEVGFRHLTNNEKEIKTPEDVEGLKIRVQPSPVWEEHMRALGASPTPVDFNELYSSLDQGVVDGQENPLPTIDSMKFYEVQKYVAMTAHTYSPAIVVMNSDVYDGLNEDQQEAVQSAVEETTEYHRETLAEKEEEIVETLKENDVTITEPDRDAFREATKDVKDALSEEVPSDLIERIQE, from the coding sequence ATGATGAAAAAATTAAGTTTAGTAATGTTCACAATCTTGCTTACAATCCTTGCAGCTTGTGGTTCTGACTCAGGTTCTGGATCTTCTGAGGATGCAACTACAATCAAATTAGCACACTCAGGTTCTGAATCACACCAGTACCACATTGCTGCAACAGAGTTCAAGGATCTAGTAGAAGAAAAAACTGACGGATCTGTTGAAGTTGAAATTCATGGAAATGCAACATTAGGTAGTGAGGCAGAAGCGATCGAACAAGTAATGGATGGTTCTATTGAAATGACGACAGTTGCTGCAGATAGTTCTTTCGCTAATACAGTTCCAGAAATGAATGTTTTCGGTATTCCATATCTATTTACAGATGAAGAGCATGTTTATAGCACATTAGATGGAGACATCGGCCAAGAATTATTAGATTTAACAGAAGAACACAATATGAAAGGTCTAGGTTATTGGGAAGTTGGTTTCCGTCACCTGACAAATAACGAAAAAGAAATCAAAACACCAGAAGATGTAGAAGGTCTTAAGATTCGCGTTCAACCTTCACCTGTCTGGGAGGAGCATATGAGAGCACTAGGAGCGAGCCCCACACCAGTTGACTTCAACGAATTATATTCTTCTTTAGACCAAGGTGTAGTTGATGGCCAAGAAAATCCATTACCAACGATTGACTCGATGAAGTTCTACGAGGTTCAAAAATATGTAGCAATGACTGCACACACTTATTCACCTGCAATCGTCGTTATGAACTCAGACGTATATGATGGCTTAAATGAAGATCAGCAAGAAGCTGTACAAAGCGCAGTTGAAGAAACAACTGAATACCACAGAGAAACACTTGCTGAAAAAGAAGAAGAAATCGTTGAAACGCTTAAAGAAAATGATGTAACCATTACAGAGCCGGATCGTGACGCATTCAGAGAAGCTACGAAAGATGTTAAAGACGCATTATCTGAAGAGGTTCCTTCTGATCTGATCGAACGTATTCAAGAATAA
- a CDS encoding carbon-nitrogen family hydrolase: MKFSIYQMDIVPGDPKSNRENVKTWIDSDVAKNNPDTIILPEMWTTAYTLEDLQELSDVNGEPTLSFLKEQATKHDINIIGGSIANKNDGQIFNTTYVIDRKGQLVYEYNKAHLVPMLQEHHYLTGGGKPPEIFELDGLKFGAIICYDLRFPELIRPLAIEGAQVLVVVAEWPLARRDHWRNLLISRAIENQMFVLSANRVGSYDGVEFSGTSMGIDPWGNILFEGSKNHEQTISTSLEISKVDQVRKDVPIFSSRVPHIYKNNQ, from the coding sequence ATGAAATTTTCAATCTATCAAATGGATATCGTTCCTGGAGACCCAAAATCCAATAGAGAAAATGTGAAAACTTGGATAGATTCAGATGTAGCGAAAAACAATCCTGACACGATCATCCTACCCGAAATGTGGACCACAGCTTACACATTGGAGGATTTACAGGAATTATCAGACGTTAATGGTGAACCGACTCTTTCCTTTCTAAAAGAACAAGCTACCAAACATGACATCAATATCATCGGTGGCTCCATTGCAAATAAAAATGATGGGCAAATTTTCAATACGACTTATGTTATCGATCGAAAGGGTCAATTAGTCTATGAATATAACAAAGCACATTTAGTGCCTATGTTGCAAGAACATCACTATTTAACAGGAGGTGGTAAGCCCCCAGAAATATTTGAATTGGATGGCTTAAAATTCGGGGCAATCATTTGCTATGATTTAAGATTCCCTGAATTGATTCGACCACTCGCGATTGAAGGTGCGCAAGTACTCGTCGTGGTTGCAGAATGGCCGTTGGCTCGTCGCGATCACTGGAGAAACCTTTTAATCTCAAGAGCTATTGAGAATCAAATGTTTGTTTTATCTGCGAATAGAGTGGGTTCTTATGATGGCGTGGAATTCAGTGGTACATCGATGGGCATAGATCCATGGGGAAACATTTTATTTGAAGGAAGTAAGAACCACGAACAAACGATTTCCACATCATTAGAAATCAGTAAAGTTGACCAGGTCAGAAAAGATGTTCCTATCTTTTCTAGCAGAGTACCTCATATATACAAAAATAATCAATAA
- a CDS encoding DUF2848 family protein yields the protein MIEEFNLEHEGNTFTVQLDEAYCIGYTGRNKEKTLEHVKELKEIGVPEPKEIPALYPVRQSCLNRSGKIDVLGNETSGEAEIAIIFGEDENDIYITVGSDHTDRSLETVDINKSKQVCDKPFAQEVWKLDDIKDHWDQLELSSSIQINDEWVDYQNHAISAIMPLEEIIDYVKEKNIKMKNTIIFAGTVPLLNGFKFGEKFEMKFIDPVRKRTITSTYEIKNLEVVE from the coding sequence ATGATAGAAGAATTCAACTTAGAACATGAAGGTAACACTTTTACCGTGCAATTAGACGAAGCCTACTGCATCGGTTATACAGGGAGAAATAAAGAGAAGACCTTGGAACACGTCAAAGAATTGAAAGAAATCGGCGTTCCAGAACCTAAAGAAATTCCTGCTCTTTATCCTGTGAGGCAATCGTGTTTAAATCGCTCAGGAAAAATAGACGTGTTAGGGAATGAAACCAGCGGTGAAGCAGAAATTGCCATAATTTTCGGTGAAGACGAGAACGACATTTACATTACAGTGGGAAGTGACCATACTGATCGTTCATTAGAAACAGTGGACATAAACAAATCGAAACAAGTGTGTGATAAGCCTTTTGCACAAGAGGTATGGAAGCTGGATGACATCAAAGACCATTGGGATCAACTTGAATTGTCCTCTTCTATTCAGATCAATGATGAATGGGTAGATTATCAAAATCATGCGATTTCAGCCATTATGCCATTAGAAGAAATAATAGATTATGTAAAAGAAAAGAATATCAAGATGAAGAACACAATCATTTTCGCTGGAACCGTTCCGTTATTGAATGGATTCAAATTCGGAGAAAAATTTGAGATGAAATTTATAGATCCTGTAAGAAAACGCACCATTACTTCTACTTATGAAATTAAAAACTTAGAGGTGGTTGAATAA
- a CDS encoding GntR family transcriptional regulator has protein sequence MNNFNLKPIKKKKTSKELVYDELKKAILNGAIKPEEVLTEISLSEVFDTSRTPIRESLAELAKEGLLTHIPRKGFQIRQITDEEKRQIMFLRKTMEAEGLKKLASTITQEQINELEDILQQQKSATERNDRVENIELDQLFHKTLLEFANQSMFKKIFLDLYNLTRVIGHEALMKEGRMEEVLEEHQGIIIGLKEKDAEKAASALLYHLGHTEEVVNRIGK, from the coding sequence ATGAATAATTTTAATTTAAAGCCAATTAAAAAGAAAAAAACATCTAAGGAATTAGTCTACGATGAACTGAAAAAGGCGATTCTTAATGGAGCGATCAAACCGGAAGAGGTCTTGACGGAAATTTCTTTATCGGAAGTTTTTGATACCTCAAGAACCCCAATTCGCGAAAGTTTAGCTGAACTGGCTAAAGAGGGCCTTTTAACACACATTCCACGAAAAGGTTTTCAGATTCGTCAAATTACTGACGAAGAAAAGAGGCAAATTATGTTCTTACGTAAAACGATGGAAGCTGAAGGTCTAAAGAAACTCGCCTCCACAATTACGCAAGAACAAATCAATGAACTAGAAGATATTTTACAGCAACAGAAAAGTGCAACCGAACGCAATGATCGCGTAGAAAATATTGAGTTAGACCAACTATTCCATAAGACGTTGCTAGAGTTCGCTAATCAAAGTATGTTCAAAAAAATCTTCTTGGACTTGTATAACTTAACAAGAGTCATAGGCCATGAAGCTCTTATGAAAGAAGGCAGAATGGAAGAAGTGTTGGAAGAGCACCAAGGCATCATCATTGGCTTGAAAGAAAAAGATGCCGAAAAGGCCGCCTCTGCCCTCCTTTATCACTTAGGACATACAGAAGAAGTCGTAAATCGAATAGGTAAATAA
- a CDS encoding fumarylacetoacetate hydrolase family protein produces the protein MKFISFELDDSIYWGKLQGGYIYYSERLMTHFPTLLVAIENFRYWEIEDELTESVALSEVRVVAPFIPKKNVMCIGKNYREHALEMSEGDPGAIPDEPVIFTKSPTSVIGCGESIELNSSITKQLDYEGELAVVIGRKGKNISRDQAMEHVFGFTIINDVTARDLQKKHKQFFRGKSLDTFCPMGPVIVHRDAIPDVQNLSVRTIVNGEERQNGSTKDMIFSVDELIEVLSDGMTLEPGDVIATGTPSGVGKGFNPPKFLKSGDEVRISIESIGELVNKVE, from the coding sequence ATGAAATTCATTTCTTTTGAGTTAGACGATTCAATCTATTGGGGCAAGTTACAAGGTGGTTATATTTATTACTCGGAACGGCTCATGACACATTTTCCTACACTATTGGTAGCTATAGAGAATTTTCGATATTGGGAAATTGAAGATGAATTGACAGAGAGCGTAGCGCTTAGTGAAGTTCGAGTGGTGGCACCGTTTATTCCTAAGAAAAATGTGATGTGCATTGGGAAGAATTATCGTGAGCATGCTTTAGAAATGAGTGAGGGGGATCCTGGAGCTATTCCAGATGAGCCTGTCATTTTTACAAAATCACCAACATCTGTAATCGGATGTGGAGAATCGATCGAATTAAATTCAAGTATTACTAAACAACTGGATTATGAAGGTGAATTGGCAGTTGTAATCGGTCGAAAAGGTAAAAATATATCACGTGATCAAGCGATGGAGCATGTTTTCGGCTTTACAATTATTAATGATGTTACTGCTCGAGATTTGCAAAAGAAGCATAAACAGTTTTTTCGAGGGAAATCTTTGGATACCTTTTGTCCAATGGGGCCGGTGATTGTTCATCGAGATGCTATTCCTGATGTTCAAAATTTATCGGTGCGAACCATTGTGAATGGAGAAGAGCGACAAAATGGATCAACGAAAGACATGATTTTTTCTGTGGATGAATTGATTGAAGTTCTATCTGACGGTATGACACTTGAACCTGGTGATGTAATTGCTACAGGAACACCAAGTGGAGTTGGGAAGGGATTTAACCCTCCAAAATTTTTGAAAAGTGGCGACGAGGTACGTATATCAATTGAATCTATTGGCGAACTCGTCAATAAAGTGGAGTAA
- a CDS encoding AEC family transporter, whose product MSVFIEVVLPIISIFIIGYALQKWKKLDVRSVSAVTIYVFIPALVFQTFLDAELNEDFRTIIIFCFLLLFFLILLNKLIALIFKWDQSSEGGMILATAFMNAGNYGAPVVLFAFGEEAFVLAVIFMSIQTMIMNFFGVYYASRGKSGVRFAIISVLKMPATYAMIIALSMQFLNVGVHPTVMEMVDFLAAVAIPLMMIVLGMQLANISFKEFEIGHVAYGTVVRLIVSPLAAWLLVTWMDVDQLLGNVIILLSAMPAAATTTMFALEFRARPDLVSSITLVTTVLSVVTVSVLLMIL is encoded by the coding sequence GTGAGTGTTTTCATAGAGGTTGTTTTACCAATCATTAGTATATTTATAATCGGATATGCGTTGCAAAAGTGGAAGAAGTTAGATGTGCGATCGGTTTCCGCTGTGACGATCTATGTCTTCATTCCTGCATTAGTCTTCCAAACATTTTTGGACGCTGAGTTGAACGAAGATTTTCGTACAATTATTATATTTTGTTTTCTGCTATTATTTTTCTTGATTTTATTAAATAAATTGATAGCACTTATTTTCAAGTGGGATCAGAGTAGTGAAGGAGGCATGATTCTCGCTACTGCTTTCATGAATGCTGGCAATTATGGGGCTCCTGTGGTTTTATTCGCTTTTGGTGAAGAAGCGTTCGTATTAGCGGTCATCTTCATGTCGATTCAAACGATGATTATGAACTTTTTTGGTGTTTATTACGCTTCGCGTGGAAAAAGTGGAGTTCGTTTCGCCATCATTTCTGTTTTGAAGATGCCTGCAACTTACGCAATGATTATTGCGCTGAGTATGCAATTCCTGAACGTTGGAGTTCATCCAACAGTGATGGAGATGGTTGATTTCCTTGCTGCGGTAGCTATTCCGTTGATGATGATTGTTCTTGGAATGCAACTTGCGAACATTTCATTTAAAGAGTTCGAGATTGGACACGTGGCATATGGTACGGTAGTTCGTTTGATAGTATCTCCACTTGCCGCTTGGTTATTGGTCACGTGGATGGATGTCGATCAACTGCTAGGGAATGTAATCATTCTTCTTTCAGCTATGCCAGCTGCTGCAACGACTACGATGTTTGCTTTGGAATTTCGGGCGAGGCCAGATCTTGTATCGAGTATAACCCTAGTAACAACCGTGTTGAGTGTAGTAACAGTCTCTGTTTTGCTGATGATTCTTTAG
- a CDS encoding LysR family transcriptional regulator — translation MELRQLHYFKKVAELEHMSDAAAELHVAQSAVSRQIANLEEELGVQLFIRGRRQIRLTPVGKVFLERIKIALLEVEKAEQEVYEFLNPETGTIRLGFPTSLAAKTLPTVIAAFRREHPQIGFQLEQGTVNELTESVRQGLIDLAFVSPVPENPSDIEGHIFFTENIRALLPKNHIMAHEPYIRLSQLRQDAFVVFRQGYILRDLVTRACEQVGFNPRIAFEGEDVDTIKGLVSAGLGVSLLPEITLSDISRRDTIALDIIEPDVTRTVGLILPRNRELAPSEKIFFGFLQDYYKKLDQFGW, via the coding sequence ATGGAACTAAGACAACTTCATTACTTTAAAAAAGTGGCTGAATTAGAACATATGAGTGATGCCGCTGCCGAATTACACGTGGCACAGTCCGCTGTCAGTAGACAAATAGCTAACCTAGAAGAAGAATTGGGCGTCCAGCTATTTATAAGAGGTAGAAGACAGATCCGACTGACACCTGTTGGTAAGGTTTTTCTAGAGCGAATCAAAATTGCCTTACTTGAAGTTGAAAAAGCAGAACAAGAAGTATATGAATTCTTGAATCCTGAAACAGGAACCATCCGCCTAGGTTTTCCAACCAGCTTAGCGGCTAAGACACTTCCGACCGTTATCGCAGCTTTCCGTCGCGAGCATCCACAAATTGGTTTCCAACTCGAACAAGGAACCGTTAATGAATTGACCGAATCTGTGAGACAAGGACTGATTGATCTCGCTTTCGTTTCACCAGTTCCAGAAAATCCTTCAGATATCGAAGGGCATATCTTTTTTACAGAAAATATAAGAGCTCTCTTGCCGAAAAATCACATCATGGCTCATGAACCTTATATAAGATTGAGCCAACTGCGCCAAGATGCATTCGTGGTCTTTCGCCAAGGATATATTTTAAGAGATTTAGTCACTCGAGCTTGCGAACAAGTGGGGTTCAATCCGAGGATTGCGTTTGAAGGTGAGGATGTAGACACCATCAAAGGCTTGGTGTCTGCTGGTTTGGGTGTAAGTTTATTGCCTGAGATTACATTAAGCGATATTTCTAGGCGTGACACCATCGCCCTCGATATCATTGAGCCAGATGTTACACGTACGGTCGGATTGATTCTTCCTCGTAACCGGGAACTAGCTCCCTCAGAAAAGATTTTCTTCGGATTTCTGCAGGACTATTATAAGAAGCTCGATCAATTCGGGTGGTAA